From Neobacillus sp. PS2-9, the proteins below share one genomic window:
- a CDS encoding PDZ domain-containing protein: MVQIWLVELLKGTGKLFLHPVLYYLVFLSGILGVMRVKRERKNFHIRAHDAYFELRQLFSPGVLMGLVLSVIIVAAGITVPFAAILLIAGFTFIWSLTTNVRLMSPVYTAGAAFFTIILMAENNWSIPFFSKAFHSISDKVYPSVVIVMGLLLIAEGMLILKNGSKGTSPKLAISKRGQNVGVHEVMRLWMLPLFLLIPGDALHLPFDWWPVFHLGAKEYSIILVPFAIGFQQQIKGMLPKEAIQLHGRRVIGLGVFISILSVTGYWYPLSSIVIAAIAVIGRELITLMSVLKDDNLPFYFSKKNNGLMIIGIIPESPASKMGLKVGEIISRVNGAQVRDEGTFYEALQKNRAHCKLDVLDTNGEVRFVQRALFEGDHHELGILFVPDDHKYDAKIG, encoded by the coding sequence TTGGTGCAAATCTGGCTTGTGGAACTACTTAAAGGAACAGGCAAGTTATTTCTTCATCCTGTTTTATACTATCTCGTTTTCCTATCTGGAATACTAGGCGTAATGAGGGTGAAACGTGAGCGGAAAAATTTCCATATTCGAGCACATGATGCTTATTTTGAACTGCGGCAGCTATTTTCGCCGGGAGTGTTAATGGGTCTTGTTCTATCCGTAATCATTGTTGCAGCAGGAATTACCGTACCATTCGCGGCCATTCTTTTGATAGCTGGATTTACATTCATTTGGTCACTAACCACAAATGTCCGGCTCATGTCTCCCGTTTATACGGCAGGCGCTGCATTTTTTACCATCATTTTAATGGCCGAAAATAATTGGTCTATCCCGTTTTTTTCAAAGGCTTTTCATTCTATTAGTGACAAGGTTTATCCATCAGTTGTAATTGTTATGGGACTCTTGTTAATTGCCGAAGGGATGCTAATTCTAAAAAATGGTAGTAAGGGAACCTCTCCTAAATTAGCAATAAGCAAACGCGGCCAAAATGTAGGCGTTCATGAAGTAATGCGACTATGGATGTTGCCCTTATTCTTGCTTATTCCTGGTGACGCTCTTCATCTGCCATTTGACTGGTGGCCAGTATTTCACCTAGGAGCAAAGGAATACTCAATCATTCTTGTCCCATTCGCCATAGGTTTTCAACAGCAGATTAAAGGAATGCTCCCAAAAGAAGCGATACAGCTTCATGGTCGAAGAGTCATTGGTCTTGGGGTCTTTATTTCCATTTTATCGGTTACGGGTTATTGGTACCCATTATCATCCATCGTCATTGCTGCGATAGCTGTTATTGGGCGGGAACTCATTACGTTAATGTCTGTTTTGAAGGATGATAATCTTCCGTTTTATTTTTCAAAAAAGAATAATGGTTTGATGATTATAGGAATTATCCCTGAGTCGCCAGCAAGTAAAATGGGATTGAAAGTTGGGGAGATTATTTCAAGAGTTAATGGAGCTCAAGTTCGAGATGAGGGGACATTCTATGAAGCTTTACAGAAGAACCGCGCCCATTGTAAGCTGGACGTCCTCGATACAAATGGAGAGGTTCGCTTCGTTCAACGTGCGCTATTCGAAGGCGATCACCATGAACTTGGAATCCTCTTTGTTCCGGACGATCATAAGTATGATGCGAAAATAGGATAA
- a CDS encoding MFS transporter: protein MSQDAGKALEDRAAWLQPYLDSPEKQQQLYRRTLMIVVLSQIFGGAGLAAGITVGALLAQDMLGTESFAGLPAGLFTLGSAVAALLVGRLSQRYGRRFGLAAGFLTGGIGAIGVIVSAVTNNVFLLFASLFVYGAGTATNLQARYAGTDLASSTQRATAVSIAMVSTTFGAVAGPNMVEVMGRIAHSIGVPALAGPFILAATAFILAGLVLLIFLRPDPLLVAQAIAAENRNRTDNSVVNNPNTLSINNRGIIVGATIMVLTQMVMIAIMTMTPVHMRHHGHGLDQVGMVIGIHVAAMFLPSLLTGILVDKIGRTMMATASGATLLAAGIMGAVVPADSMIGLVIALALLGLGWNFGLISGTAIIIDATTPSTRARTQGSVDVLIALSGASGGALSGMIMAQTSFGTLSLAGGFLSLLLIPVVIWSRRK from the coding sequence ATGTCGCAAGATGCAGGAAAAGCATTAGAAGATCGAGCTGCTTGGTTACAACCTTATCTTGATTCTCCCGAAAAACAACAACAATTATATAGACGGACGTTAATGATCGTCGTCCTTTCACAAATCTTTGGTGGTGCTGGACTCGCTGCAGGTATAACCGTCGGAGCACTTCTTGCTCAGGATATGCTTGGTACAGAAAGCTTTGCAGGACTTCCTGCTGGTTTATTTACATTGGGTTCTGCTGTCGCTGCCTTGCTTGTAGGAAGACTCTCTCAACGTTACGGGCGCCGATTCGGTCTAGCTGCAGGATTTTTGACGGGCGGAATTGGTGCGATCGGTGTTATCGTTTCTGCGGTAACAAATAATGTTTTTCTGCTTTTTGCTTCACTATTCGTCTATGGTGCAGGTACGGCAACCAATCTCCAGGCACGGTATGCAGGGACAGATTTAGCTAGTTCCACTCAACGGGCAACAGCTGTGAGTATCGCTATGGTATCAACCACATTCGGAGCCGTTGCTGGGCCAAACATGGTGGAGGTCATGGGGAGGATTGCACATTCCATTGGTGTGCCAGCATTAGCTGGACCATTCATTCTTGCAGCAACTGCCTTTATTCTCGCTGGTCTGGTACTGCTCATTTTTCTACGACCTGACCCTCTACTAGTGGCTCAGGCAATTGCAGCAGAAAATAGAAACAGAACGGACAATTCGGTAGTTAACAATCCAAATACCCTAAGTATCAATAATCGTGGAATTATAGTTGGAGCTACGATCATGGTATTAACCCAGATGGTGATGATTGCCATTATGACGATGACACCGGTACATATGAGACACCATGGACATGGGCTGGATCAAGTAGGAATGGTCATTGGCATTCATGTTGCGGCTATGTTCTTGCCTTCTCTTCTCACTGGAATTCTTGTAGATAAGATTGGCCGTACGATGATGGCGACTGCTTCTGGAGCTACGTTACTTGCTGCTGGTATTATGGGTGCAGTTGTACCTGCTGATTCTATGATTGGGCTTGTCATTGCACTTGCTCTTCTAGGTCTAGGCTGGAATTTCGGCTTGATTAGTGGTACAGCCATTATCATAGATGCGACCACTCCTTCCACACGTGCAAGAACACAGGGATCTGTTGATGTATTGATTGCATTATCGGGGGCATCAGGCGGCGCTTTATCCGGGATGATTATGGCACAAACGAGCTTCGGAACACTTTCACTGGCCGGTGGGTTTCTTTCTCTCCTGCTTATCCCAGTCGTGATTTGGTCTCGAAGAAAATAA
- a CDS encoding ABC transporter permease: MRVIALIKRICQQMLRDKRTLALLLVAPLLILTLMYFLFNGSTVQPKLGVTAVDGQLVKVLKEAKITVKSYENVTGKTVVKDDLDGLLEQENGQFRLTILNDDPSAAKGLQMKVNQAIAGQSQAKLLQQNPAAAKMMQTHLETKYVYGNKDTVFFDVLSPILVGFFVFFFVFIISGIGLLRERTTGTLERLMSTPIRRWEIVTAYLIGYGIFAVIQTIIVVFYSINILDIVLVGSVWNVLLTNLLLALVALSLGILLSTFAASEFQMMQFIPIAVIPQVFFAGVFPIEGMANWLQGVAKIMPMYYAGDALKGVMYRGASISDISGDLLALFLFAAIFVVLNIFSLKKYRKL, from the coding sequence ATGAGAGTCATTGCATTAATCAAAAGAATCTGTCAGCAAATGCTACGTGACAAACGGACTTTGGCTTTATTATTAGTTGCTCCCTTACTAATCCTAACCCTGATGTATTTTTTATTTAACGGGAGCACTGTTCAACCTAAATTAGGTGTAACTGCAGTAGATGGTCAGCTTGTCAAAGTTCTAAAAGAGGCAAAAATTACGGTAAAATCTTATGAAAATGTAACAGGAAAAACGGTCGTTAAGGATGATCTTGATGGCTTACTGGAACAGGAAAATGGACAGTTTAGATTAACCATACTAAATGATGATCCATCGGCAGCGAAGGGCTTACAAATGAAGGTGAACCAGGCGATTGCCGGACAGTCTCAGGCTAAATTGTTGCAACAAAACCCAGCAGCTGCAAAAATGATGCAAACCCACCTTGAAACAAAATACGTGTATGGCAACAAAGATACCGTCTTTTTTGATGTCCTTAGCCCCATATTAGTTGGATTTTTCGTATTCTTCTTTGTCTTTATTATTTCTGGTATTGGGCTATTGCGCGAGCGAACAACTGGTACATTAGAACGGCTGATGTCCACTCCAATTCGCCGTTGGGAGATTGTTACAGCGTATTTAATTGGTTATGGTATTTTCGCTGTGATTCAAACAATTATTGTTGTCTTTTATTCAATTAATATTTTAGACATTGTACTTGTCGGGTCTGTTTGGAATGTACTACTGACAAATTTATTGCTAGCATTGGTTGCTTTGTCACTTGGTATCCTATTATCAACCTTTGCTGCATCAGAATTTCAAATGATGCAATTCATCCCGATTGCGGTCATTCCACAGGTGTTTTTTGCAGGTGTTTTTCCCATTGAAGGGATGGCTAACTGGCTGCAAGGCGTTGCCAAAATCATGCCCATGTATTATGCCGGGGATGCTTTAAAAGGTGTGATGTATAGGGGAGCTAGTATTAGTGATATCAGTGGTGACCTGTTGGCATTATTCCTTTTCGCCGCTATTTTCGTCGTCCTAAATATCTTTTCATTGAAGAAGTATCGAAAATTATAA
- a CDS encoding ABC transporter ATP-binding protein — protein sequence MESTIKVEQVSKSFGKKTVLSNVNLTIEKGQLFGFIGPSGAGKTTLVKMIVGMEKADTGSIHVLDQKMPNLALMQDIGYMAQSDALYVDLTGEENLKLFASLYKIKKADQKKRIAYVSSLVNLTDDLKKRVAAYSGGMKRRLSLAIALIQDPKILILDEPTVGIDPELKLAIWKEFLRLKEDEQKTIIVTTHVMDEAERCDYIAMVRDGRILTSGSPSELKALYETDNFDEVFLRAGVKQS from the coding sequence ATGGAATCAACCATAAAAGTGGAACAAGTCAGTAAAAGCTTTGGAAAAAAAACAGTTTTGAGCAATGTGAACCTAACGATTGAAAAAGGACAATTGTTTGGATTTATCGGCCCTTCTGGAGCCGGAAAAACCACTCTCGTTAAAATGATCGTCGGAATGGAAAAAGCAGATACCGGATCCATCCATGTGTTAGATCAAAAGATGCCTAACCTTGCACTAATGCAGGACATCGGCTATATGGCTCAATCCGATGCCTTATATGTAGACTTAACAGGAGAGGAAAACTTAAAGCTATTTGCTTCCCTTTATAAGATAAAAAAGGCAGACCAGAAGAAGCGGATTGCCTACGTCTCTAGCCTAGTCAATCTGACAGACGACCTAAAAAAACGAGTAGCTGCCTATTCAGGGGGAATGAAACGAAGGCTATCCCTTGCCATTGCTTTAATTCAAGACCCGAAAATCTTAATCCTGGATGAACCCACTGTGGGAATCGATCCTGAATTAAAACTGGCTATTTGGAAAGAGTTCTTACGATTAAAAGAGGATGAGCAAAAAACGATTATCGTGACTACGCACGTCATGGATGAAGCAGAAAGATGCGATTATATTGCAATGGTTCGAGATGGTCGAATTCTAACAAGCGGATCTCCATCGGAGTTGAAGGCGTTATATGAGACAGATAATTTCGATGAGGTATTCTTACGAGCGGGGGTAAAGCAATCATGA
- a CDS encoding TetR/AcrR family transcriptional regulator, producing MTDIKKTDKRIVRTKRLIRDALTELMEDKGFEGLTVRDLTEKADINRGTFYLHYQDKYDLLEKSEAEILTEIVKITQLIQPKDVLTFNQNTALPFIIKLFELFHENSSFMKVILGPKGDAKFQGKLRDIIKKTFLQNVISKIKKDEMLVPADYLFSYVSSAHLGVIQHWLETGMEKTPQEMAMILSRITFLGPGHVAGFNK from the coding sequence ATGACGGATATAAAGAAAACGGATAAACGCATTGTACGGACGAAACGTTTGATTCGGGATGCTCTTACAGAACTCATGGAGGATAAAGGATTTGAAGGACTCACTGTCCGTGATTTAACGGAAAAAGCGGATATTAACCGGGGAACTTTTTATCTGCATTATCAGGATAAATATGATTTGTTAGAGAAGAGTGAAGCGGAGATTTTAACCGAAATTGTGAAAATAACTCAACTGATCCAGCCAAAGGATGTTTTGACCTTCAATCAAAATACCGCATTACCTTTTATCATTAAGCTTTTTGAACTATTTCATGAAAATTCAAGTTTTATGAAAGTAATCTTAGGTCCAAAAGGTGACGCGAAATTTCAGGGAAAACTACGGGATATCATAAAAAAAACCTTCCTCCAAAATGTCATTTCCAAAATAAAAAAGGATGAAATGCTCGTACCAGCCGACTATCTTTTTTCTTACGTCAGCTCCGCCCATCTTGGTGTGATTCAGCATTGGTTAGAAACTGGAATGGAAAAAACACCGCAGGAAATGGCAATGATCTTATCGCGAATAACCTTTTTAGGACCTGGACATGTGGCAGGATTTAATAAATAG
- a CDS encoding putative ABC transporter permease yields the protein MSLSFLNNMEFRHLELISIEGVARIVFYFTVYSFIGWLLENSYSFFTKQIFFKENFLYGPFKPMYGFAPILLVYLISPKNHWAIVLFLCVAIPTIVEYVSGALLQKLFHKQWWDYSDTPLQLHGHICLPFSVCWGLLSLICLFSVHPMIASWYETIALYWGWIWSAVGLYFLADLVLAIRRHSLQDLLTEEPTNPIQ from the coding sequence ATGAGTCTTAGCTTTTTGAATAATATGGAATTCAGACATTTGGAGTTGATTAGTATCGAAGGAGTTGCGAGGATCGTGTTTTATTTCACGGTGTATTCATTCATTGGCTGGCTGCTCGAAAATAGCTATAGCTTCTTCACTAAACAAATATTTTTCAAGGAGAATTTTTTATATGGACCCTTTAAACCGATGTATGGTTTTGCGCCAATCCTTTTGGTTTATTTGATATCACCTAAAAACCATTGGGCGATTGTTTTGTTCCTCTGTGTTGCAATTCCAACGATAGTGGAGTATGTAAGTGGAGCATTGCTGCAGAAGCTATTCCATAAACAATGGTGGGATTATTCAGATACTCCGCTACAGCTTCACGGCCATATCTGTTTGCCTTTCTCCGTCTGTTGGGGACTTTTATCGTTAATCTGTTTATTTTCGGTTCACCCTATGATTGCTTCATGGTATGAGACTATTGCTTTATATTGGGGGTGGATCTGGTCGGCAGTGGGCTTATACTTCCTTGCAGACCTTGTATTAGCGATTCGGAGACACTCTCTACAGGATCTTCTAACTGAAGAACCAACTAATCCGATTCAATAG